One window of Perca flavescens isolate YP-PL-M2 chromosome 6, PFLA_1.0, whole genome shotgun sequence genomic DNA carries:
- the fam110d gene encoding protein FAM110D, which yields MKPLTPAGSPSPLRLLNKGPDYLRRQIDGGGHGRSISAVERLEADKAKYVKSQQVINTKQEPVLVPCATPPPQPRRAISIPGSLTPQLPPRYSSNTPFSTLSGSFTSRDENENDDSRKENRRTSVDVEAHNRSNMKNVLLPNPRTPGINALVAPHSAPVLRRSTGKRMLRPDSLVIYRQKKECKSPSSAAAGENDNTEVKGYSFVRRLFQGSMREKSSGGEGRIQKMVIGEEKAPSRDGDSRMSWTNDKDTTDGGPGSRRSSKTDQERSPGSIPSPGFSCVLEQTKNGFTNGTSDGTTNGNHSSNHEDENDPWKRASPPPVPRRHFGELRRSKSDLRLRCSALSEQEHFFDFCGLDVDMIERLGRDNFLSGASSIDTLSLALRSVGGDGCGGSGDGCGGSEPSEFSQHSGDGLFQEELAEQLPNGVSIIERNARVIKWLYGCKNAAREGPKESTV from the coding sequence ATGAAGCCCCTAACGCCAGCTGGATCCCCCTCTCCTCTGAGGCTCCTCAACAAAGGTCCAGACTACCTGCGCAGGCAGATAGATGGTGGAGGCCACGGCCGCTCAATCAGCGCTGTGGAGAGGCTTGAGGCGGACAAAGCCAAATATGTTAAGAGTCAACAGGTGATCAACACCAAACAGGAACCTGTGCTGGTGCCCTGTGCTACCCCACCACCGCAGCCCCGGCGAGCCATATCCATCCCCGGTAGCCTGACGCCTCAACTTCCCCCACGCTATTCATCCAACACCCCCTTCTCTACACTCTCTGGCTCCTTCACCTCAAGAGATGAGAATGAAAACGATGACTCCAGGAAGGAGAACAGACGGACTTCTGTTGACGTTGAGGCGCATAACAGGAGCAATATGAAAAATGTCCTGCTTCCAAACCCCAGGACTCCTGGCATCAACGCCTTGGTAGCACCACACAGTGCCCCTGTACTCAGAAGGAGCACAGGCAAACGCATGCTGAGGCCGGACTCCCTCGTCATTTATAGGCAGAAGAAAGAGTGCAAGAGCCCCAGCAGCGCAGCAGCGGGAGAGAACGATAACACGGAGGTGAAGGGCTACAGTTTTGTCCGCCGCCTTTTCCAGGGCTCCATGAGGGAGAAGAGTAGCGGAGGTGAAGGCAGAATTCAGAAAATGGTGATCGGTGAAGAGAAAGCGCCATCACGGGATGGAGACTCCCGCATGTCTTGGACCAATGACAAAGACACTACGGACGGAGGACCAGGGAGCAGGAGGTCCAGTAAAACTGACCAAGAACGCAGCCCAGGGTCTATCCCCAGCCCTGGCTTTAGCTGTGTGCTTGAACAGACTAAGAATGGATTTACAAATGGTACTAGTGATGGTACTACCAATGGCAACCACTCAAGTAACCATGAGGATGAGAATGACCCATGGAAGCGTGCGTCACCCCCACCAGTACCCAGAAGGCATTTTGGGGAGTTGCGGCGTTCAAAGTCAGACCTGCGTCTGCGCTGCTCAGCGTTATCAGAGCAGGAGCATTTCTTTGACTTCTGCGGGCTGGATGTGGACATGATAGAGCGTCTGGGTCGAGATAATTTCCTCTCTGGTGCCAGCTCCATAGACACACTCTCATTGGCCCTCCGCAGTGTAGGTGGGGACGGCTGCGGCGGCTCAGGGGATGGCTGCGGTGGCTCAGAGCCCAGCGAGTTCTCCCAGCACTCGGGAGACGGGCTGTTTCAGGAGGAGCTGGCTGAGCAGCTTCCCAACGGTGTGTCAATCATTGAGAGGAACGCTCGTGTCATCAAGTGGCTTTACGGGTGTAAGAACGCTGCTCGAGAGGGACCCAAAGAGTCTACTGTTTAA